From the Cucurbita pepo subsp. pepo cultivar mu-cu-16 chromosome LG05, ASM280686v2, whole genome shotgun sequence genome, one window contains:
- the LOC111795410 gene encoding acetylornithine deacetylase-like: MGSNASVKDILGELQKGSYISLLSKLIGESQYVQNNPPDLIPKEDLVGGHVREVLDPYSTENGGPLIIKQVSYTPGRGHLIIRYPGSDSAKVVSFVGSHMDVVPADPSAWTFDPFSLSISGDQLRGRGTTDCLGHVALLTELLKKLAQTKLKLKNSVVVIFIVSEENSSIQGIGVEQLWKDGYFNDLKGGPLYWVDTADSQPCIGTGGTIPWFIKTIGHLFHSGLPNKAINALELAMDALKPIQLNFYKDFPPHPKEQEYKFETPSTMKPTQWSYPGGGLNQIPGECSLAGDVRLTPFYDVKDVVAKISGYVNYINEHVEDLESRGPVSKYTLPDEGLRGKLEVSYGELISGIACDLNSRGYKVLYNATKEVIGEVNPYSITGSLPLVKDLQENGYDVQTIGYGLTATYHANDEYCNYSDMANGYKVFASIISQLEEDY; encoded by the exons ATGGGTTCCAATGCATCCGTCAAAGACATTCTGGGTGAGCTCCAGAAGGGAAGCTATATTTCCTTACTCTCCAAACTCATCGGCGAATCCCAGTACGTCCAGAACAACCCACCAGACCTCATTCCCAAAGAGGATTTGGTTGGCGGTCACGTCCGTGAAGTTCTCGATCCATACAGCACTGAAAATGGTGGACCCTTGATCATCAAACAAGTCAGCTACACTCCCGGCCGCGGACATTTGATCATACGCTACCCTGGCTCCGACTCTGCCAAAGTAGTCTCCTTCGTTGGAAGTCACATGGATGTCGTCCCTGCCGATCCCAGCGCTTGG ACATTTGACCCTTTCTCGTTGAGTATCTCTGGAGATCAACTTCGTGGCCGTGGGACTACTGACTGCCTCGGACATGTTGCTCTGTTAACTGAACTCCTGAAGAAACTTGCACAAACTAAATTGAAGCTTAAGAACTCTGTTGTTGTTATATTCATTGTGTCTGAAGAGAACAGTTCAATTCAAGGGATTGGAGTAGAACAACTCTGGAAAGATGGGTACTTCAATGATTTAAAAGGAGGACCTCT ATATTGGGTTGATACTGCGGATTCACAACCTTGTATTGGCACTGGTGGTACCATTCCTTGGTTCATTAAAACAATTGGACACCTCTTCCATAGTGGTTTGCCCAATAAG GCTATTAATGCTTTGGAGCTGGCGATGGACGCTTTGAAACCCATTCAGTTGAACTTTTATAAGGATTTCCCTCCTCATCCTAAGGAACAGGAGTATAAATTTGAAACGCCATCCACCATGAAGCCAACCCAATGGAGCT ATCCAGGAGGTGGGCTTAATCAAATTCCAGGGGAATGTAGTCTGGCAGGAGATGTCAGGTTAACTCCATTCTACGA TGTGAAAGATGTGGTGGCGAAGATCTCTGGTTATGTTAACTACATCAATGAACACGTGGAGGATCTTGAATCTAGAGGCCCAGTTTCAAAGTATACTCTGCCGGATGAAGGACTCAGGGGAAA GCTTGAAGTGAGTTATGGTGAGTTGATATCAGGGATTGCATGCGATCTTAATTCTCGTGGGTATAAAGTTTTATATAATGCAACCAAGGAAGTTATAGGAGAAGTCAATCCTTACTCCATTACAGGAAGTCTCCCACTCGTTAAGGATCTTCAG GAGAACGGCTATGATGTTCAGACTATTGGCTATG GTTTGACGGCAACTTACCATGCAAACGATGAGTATTGCAATTACAGTGACATGGCTAATGGGTACAAGGTGTTTGCCAGCATCATCTCGCAGTTGGAAGAAGATTACTAA
- the LOC111795414 gene encoding zinc finger protein 10-like (The sequence of the model RefSeq protein was modified relative to this genomic sequence to represent the inferred CDS: added 9 bases not found in genome assembly) produces the protein MAAHLDLLFQYSSSSSSFLPLSQITRDGSAPNSLSPMQTPDIVVDDDDSWEVRAFAEDTADVMGTTWPPRSYTCTFCRREFRSAQALGGHMNVHRRDRARLHQAPSNAIKPFSSSSSSSSSSTSNSFIIPTHDFNGGGLCVLYPFPNPYNIRSPSSLFSMSHRSFNNFIPSTSPASAFPIRNHRAGASSFPQSLSDEQAMESSNQEVDLELRLGQAPSTQTLMEKGHKISNFEAACLRKRSSD, from the coding sequence ATGGCTGCCCACCTTGACCTTCTCTTTCaatactcttcttcttcttcttcttttcttcctctttctcaaATTACTCGAGACGGGTCGGCTCCGAACAGTTTGAGCCCTATGCAAACGCCGGACATTGTTGTCGATGACGATGACTCGTGGGAAGTCAGGGCTTTCGCGGAGGACACCGCTGATGTCATGGGAACTACTTGGCCTCCTAGGTCTTACACTTGCACTTTTTGTAGAAGAGAGTTCAGGTCTGCTCAAGCCCTAGGTGGTCATATGAATGTTCACCGTCGCGATCGTGCTCGGCTCCATCAAGCCCCGTCGAACGCAATCAAAcccttttcctcttcttcttcttcttcttcttcttcgaccTCGAATTCTTTCATTATCCCAACTCATGATTTTAATGGTGGAGGGTTGTGTGTTCTCTACCCATTCCCAAACCCTTACAACATTCGCTCACcctcttctcttttctctaTGTCCCATCGTTCCTTCAACAACTTCATTCCCTCGACCTCGCCCGCCTCAGCCTTTCCGATTCGTAATCACCGCGCCGGAGCGAGTAGTTTCCCTCAATCGTTGAGTGATGAACAAGCCATGGAAAGTAGCAACCAAGAGGTTGATCTAGAGCTCAGGCTTGGACAGGCTCCTTCAACTCAAACTCTCATGGAAAAGGGTCACAAAATCTCTAATTTTGAAGCTGCGTGTCTGAGGAAGAGATCA
- the LOC111795413 gene encoding AP-2 complex subunit mu-like, which produces MVDAFRTHIMQTKELGTCPVRQIGGCSFFYMRISNVYIVIVVSSNANVACAFKFVVEAVALFKSYFGGAFDEDAIRNNFVLIYELLDEIMDFGYPQNLSPEILKLYITQEGVRSPFSSKPADKPVPNATLQVTGAVGWRREGLVYKKNEVFLDIVESVNLLMSSKGSVLRCDVTGKILMKCFLSGMPDLKLGLNDKIGLEKESQLKARPTKSGKTIELDDVTFHQCVNLTRFNSEKTVSFVPPDGEFELMKYRITEGVNLPFRVLPTIKELGRTRMEVNVKVKSVFGAKMFALGVVIKVPVPKQTAKTNFQVTSGRAKYNASIDCIVWKIRKFPGQTEPTMSAEIELISTVTERKPWTRPPIQMEFQVPMFTASGLRVRFLKVWEKSGYNTVEWVRYITKAGSYEIRC; this is translated from the exons ATGGTGGATGCCTTCCGAACACATATAATGCAAACCAAAGAACTTGGCACTTGTCCTGTGCGGCAGATCGGTGGTTGCTCTTTCTTTTACATGAGAATTAGCAACGTATACATTGTGATTGTTGTTAGCAGCAATGCAAATGTAGCTTGTGCATTCAAGTTTGTTGTTGAG GCTGTTGCGCTGTTCAAATCTTATTTTGGTGGGGCTTTTGATGAAGATGCAATTCGAAacaattttgttcttatttacGAGCTTTTGGATG AAATAATGGATTTTGGTTATCCACAAAACCTCTCGCCTGAAATTCTGAAACTATATATCACTCAAGAAGGAGTTCGCTCACCATTCTCATCCAAG CCTGCAGATAAACCTGTCCCGAATGCAACTTTACAAGTTACAGGTGCTGTTGGTTGGCGAAGGGAAGGCCTTGTATATAAAAAGAATGAG GTCTTTTTGGATATTGTTGAAAGTGTAAACCTTCTTATGTCTTCAAAAG GTAGTGTTTTGCGTTGTGATGTAACTGGGAAGATTCTTATGAAGTGCTTTCTTTCTGGAATGCCTGATTTAAAGTTGGGTTTAAATGATAAGATTGGCCTTGAGAAAGAGTCGCAGTTGAAGGCCCGTCCAActaaaag TGGTAAAACAATTGAGCTTGATGATGTTACTTTTCATCAATGTGTAAATTTGACGAGGTTTAACTCAGAGAAGACAGTCAGCTTTGTACCACCCGATGGGGAATTTGAATTGATGAA ATATCGTATTACTGAGGGTGTTAATCTTCCATTTCGAGTACTCCCAACAATTAAGGAGCTTGGTAGGACACGTATGGAAGTTAATGTTAAG GTGAAGAGTGTCTTTGGTGCAAAAATGTTTGCTCTTGGCGTGGTCATTAAAGTTCCTGTTCCAAAACAGACAGCTAAAACTAATTTTCAAGTGACATCGGGTCGAGCCAAGTACAATGCCTCTATTGATTGCATTGTGTGGAA GATCAGAAAATTTCCTGGACAAACAGAACCAACCATGAGTGCAGAAATTGAGCTGATTTCTACAGTGACGGAAAGGAAACCTTGGACACGGCCACCAATTCAGATGGAGTTTCAG GTTCCCATGTTCACCGCATCTGGTTTACGTGTCCGTTTCCTTAag GTGTGGGAGAAGAGTGGTTACAACACAGTTGAATGGGTTCGTTACATAACTAAAGCTGGATCATACGAGATCCGGTGTTAG
- the LOC111795411 gene encoding acetylornithine deacetylase-like has translation MGSNASVKDILGELEKGSYISLLSDLISESQYVQNNPPDLVPQEDLVGAHVRGVLDPYSTENGGTLIIKQVNYTPGRGHLIIRYPGADSAKVVSFVGSHMDVVPADPSAWTFDPFSLSISGDQLRGRGTTDCLGHVALLTELLKKLAQTKLKLKNSVVVIFIVSEENSSIPGIGVEQLWKDGYFDDLKGGPLYWVDTADSQPCIGTGGTIPWFIKTTGHLFHSGLPNKAINALELAMDALKPIQLNFYKDFPPHPKEQEYKFETPSTMKPTQWSYPGGGLNQIPGECSLAGDVRLTPFYDVKDVVAKISGYVNYINEHVEDLESRGPVSKYTLPDEGLRGKLEVSYGELISGIACDFGSRGYEVLYNATKEVIGEVNPYSITGSLPLVKDLQENGYDVQTIGYGLTATYHANDEYCNYSDMANGYKVFASIISQLEEDY, from the exons ATGGGTTCCAATGCATCCGTCAAAGACATTCTGGGTGAGCTCGAGAAGGGAAGCTACATTTCTCTACTCTCCGATCTCATCAGCGAGTCCCAGTACGTCCAGAACAACCCACCAGACCTCGTTCCTCAAGAGGATTTGGTTGGCGCTCACGTCCGTGGAGTTCTCGATCCATACAGCACTGAAAATGGTGGAACCTTGATTATCAAACAAGTCAACTACACTCCCGGCCGTGGACATTTGATCATACGCTACCCTGGCGCCGACTCTGCCAAAGTAGTCTCCTTCGTTGGGAGTCACATGGATGTCGTCCCTGCCGATCCCAGCGCTTGG ACATTTGACCCTTTCTCGTTGAGTATCTCTGGAGATCAACTTCGTGGCCGTGGGACTACTGACTGCCTCGGACATGTTGCTCTGTTAACTGAACTCCTGAAGAAACTTGCACAAACTAAATTAAAGCTTAAGAACTCTGTTGTTGTTATATTCATTGTGTCTGAAGAGAACAGTTCAATCCCAGGGATTGGAGTAGAACAACTCTGGAAAGATGGGTACTTCGATGATTTAAAAGGAGGACCTCT ATATTGGGTTGATACTGCGGATTCACAACCTTGTATTGGCACTGGCGGTACCATTCCTTGGTTCATTAAAACAACTGGACACCTCTTCCATAGTGGTTTGCCAAATAAG GCTATTAATGCTTTGGAGCTGGCGATGGACGCTTTGAAACCCATTCAGTTGAACTTTTATAAGGATTTCCCTCCTCATCCTAAGGAACAGGAGTATAAATTTGAAACGCCATCCACCATGAAGCCAACCCAATGGAGCT ATCCAGGAGGTGGGCTTAATCAAATTCCAGGAGAATGTAGTCTGGCAGGAGATGTCAGGTTAACTCCATTCTACGA TGTGAAAGATGTGGTGGCGAAGATCTCTGGTTATGTTAATTACATCAATGAACACGTGGAGGATCTTGAATCTAGAGGCCCAGTTTCAAAGTATACTCTGCCGGATGAAGGACTCAGGGGAAA GCTTGAAGTGAGTTATGGTGAGTTGATATCAGGGATTGCATGCGATTTTGGTTCTCGTGGGTATGAAGTTTTATATAATGCAACCAAGGAAGTTATAGGAGAAGTCAATCCTTACTCCATTACAGGAAGTCTCCCACTTGTTAAGGATCTTCAG GAGAACGGCTATGATGTTCAGACTATTGGCTATG GTTTGACGGCAACTTACCATGCAAACGATGAGTATTGCAATTACAGTGACATGGCTAATGGGTACAAGGTGTTTGCCAGCATCATCTCGCAGTTGGAAGAAGATTACTAA
- the LOC111795415 gene encoding AP-2 complex subunit mu-like, protein MKYRITEGVNLPFRVLPTIKELGRTRMEVNVKVKSVFGAKMFALGVVIKVPVPKQTAKTNFQVTSGRAKYNASIDCIVWKIRKFPGQTEPTMSAEIELISTVTERKPWTRPPIQMEFQVPMFTASGLRVRFLKVWEKSGYNTVEWVRYITKAGSYEIRC, encoded by the exons ATGAA ATATCGTATTACTGAGGGTGTTAATCTTCCATTTCGAGTACTCCCAACAATTAAGGAGCTTGGTAGGACACGTATGGAAGTTAATGTTAAG GTGAAGAGTGTCTTTGGTGCAAAAATGTTTGCTCTTGGCGTGGTCATTAAAGTTCCTGTTCCAAAACAGACAGCTAAAACTAATTTTCAAGTGACATCGGGTCGAGCCAAGTACAATGCCTCTATTGATTGCATTGTGTGGAA GATCAGAAAATTTCCTGGACAAACAGAACCAACCATGAGTGCAGAAATTGAGCTGATTTCTACAGTGACGGAAAGGAAACCTTGGACACGGCCACCAATTCAGATGGAGTTTCAG GTTCCCATGTTCACCGCATCTGGTTTACGTGTCCGTTTCCTTAag GTGTGGGAGAAGAGTGGTTACAACACAGTTGAATGGGTTCGTTACATAACTAAAGCTGGATCATACGAGATCCGGTGTTAG
- the LOC111795416 gene encoding uncharacterized protein LOC111795416, whose translation MRFLRKIAGFLGFSKDDAHDVKHEDEEVESGNQAPKRVHMQETGPRRGFSVPVQVAVNVPQPGPILVPSSSGDGGVQGLTWYAKRLRVDEDGDVAEQFLDEVLPEMPTSTTTDHHKPYPRFQINNRNRVAKVKNQVILQEGKLQQCIEHQGRLLLV comes from the exons ATGCGGTTCTTGAGGAAGATTGCAGGATTTCTAGGGTTTTCCAAGGATGATGCTCACGACGTCAAGCACGAAGACGAAGAAGTTGAGTCCGGTAATCAGGCTCCCAAACGTGTCCATATGCAGGAAACTGGTCCTCGGAGGGGTTTCAGCGTCCCTGTCCAGGTCGCTGTCAATGTTCCTCAACCCGGCCCTATTCTTGTTCCTTCTAGTTCAGGCGATGGTGGAGTTCAG GGTTTGACGTGGTATGCCAAACGTCTTCGGGTTGATGAAGATGGAGATGTAGCTGAACAGTTCCTCGACGAGGTCTTACCTGAGATGCCAACCAGTACTACTACAGACCATCACAAGCCATATCCACGGTTTCAGATAAACAATAGAAATAGAGTAGCTAAAGTAAAGAACCAGGTTATATTGCAGGAGGGTAAACTCCAACAGTGTATTGAACATCAAGGTAGATTGCTATTGGTATGA